The Rhodothermus marinus DSM 4252 DNA segment AAACCGGAAGTCGTGCCGGGAGATGGAACGCCAGTGCGGAGCAGGCGGGATCGAGTGGCTGCAGCAGGCCTGAACCGTCCGGGACCGTTGCGGCTGTACTTAAATAGCGGAAACTGAAAGCGCTACGCATTAAAACTTAAGATAAGGTCAACAGGCCATGAGGCCGGGCGCTTCCACTTCGGAGCAGCAGGAGCTGGCGGCAAGGGTGCGCCAGGGCGATGCGGCGGCATTCGAGCGGCTGTTTCGGGCCTACTACACGCCGCTCGTGCACTTTGCCGTGCACATCGTGGGCACGCTCCCGGAGGCCGAGGAAGTGGTGCAGCGCGTGTTCGTCAACATCTGGCGCAACCGGGCCGCCTGGGCGCCCCACGTCTCGGTAGCGGCCTATCTCTACGGCGCCGTGCGCAACGAAGCCGTCAAATACAGCCAGCGGCGTCCGCCCGCCGTACCGCTGGAAGAAGCGGCCGAAATGGCCTGCGACCGTCCCCACCCGGACCAGCAACTGGTCGGCAACGACTTGACCGAACTGATCGAACGGCTCATCCAGGAGCTGCCCGAGCAGCGACGGCTGATCTTCACCCTCTCGCGCGATCACGGGCTCACCTACGCCGAAATTGCGCAATCCCTGGGCATCTCGATCAAGACTGTCGAAACGCAGATGGGGCGCGCCCTGCGTCAGCTTCGGGAGCGTCTCCAGGCGTGGTTGAACGTTGCGCCCTGAAATTTCCGAAAGCCCTTCTGTCAGGGTATCGGCTCGCTGACGGATCTCTTCTACAGCAAGGGGTAACGCGTCATCATGCACGAAGGCATCGACTGGGATCTTCTGGCTAAATACATCGCGGGCGCCTGTTCGGAAGCCGAGCGGGCGGCCGTGGAAGCCTGGGCATCGGCCGACCCGATGCATCGCCAGCTGCTGGAAGAGCTGAGGCTGACCTGGCAGGTGATGGAGCAGATGCCCCCGCCGGTTTCGGTGGAGGCAGCCTGGCAACGCGTGCGGGCGCAGATGGAAAGGCCCGCCGATCGTCCGGCCATCCCTGCACGGCGGCATCGGGCCAGAGCATGGGGGGTACGGGTGCTGGCCGTGCTGGCGGTGACGCTCGGGGTTGCGCTGCTGTACCACGAGCTGGGGTGGCTTCCGCGGCCGGAGTCGGCCCACGAGCCCGAGGCTCCCCGGGTTTTTGTCACGCAGCGAGGACAGCGCGCCACCGTGCAGCTGGTCGACGGCACGCGCATTCTGCTGGCGCCCGAGTCGCGGCTTGAGGTGGCGGCCGATTACGGTCGGACCGGGCGGCACGTAACGCTGGCCGGCGAGGCCTATTTCGAGGTGGCGTCCGACTCGCTGCATCCCTTTGTGGTGCAGGCGCCCCGGCTGCGTGTGCAGGTGCTCGGGACGGCTTTCGGCGTGCGTGCCTACGCCGAAGAAACCCGGGCCTATGTGGCCGTGCGCCATGGTCGGGTGCAGGTGCAGCCCGAGTCGGCTCACGCCAGGGCAGCGGCCGCGCTGCTGGCGGCCGGCCAGGTGGCCCGGTTGAAGGAAGCCGGGCAGCTTGAAATAAGGCGGCCGGCCAGCCTGGACGCCTACGTGGGATGGGCCGAAGGGCGCCTGGTGTTCGAGCGAACCCCGCTGCGCGAAGTGGCCCGCACGCTGGCGCGCTGGTACGATCTGGAGATCCAGCTCGAGGATCCGGCGCTGGGGGCGCGGCAGCTGACGGCCACCTTCGAGGAAGCTCCGGCCTACCAGGTCCTGCAGATCATTGCGGCCACCATGAACCTGGAGGTCGTGCGAGACGCCGAAAACCCCCGGCGAATCCGCTGGCGGGAGGCTTCACCGCCATCCTGAAAGCAAAGCCAGAAGATTCCGCCGAAATCACTGAACCTGAACGTTAACTAAACCGAATAAGGAGCGTCGCCATGGCTACCCGTCAACGCCTTTTCTGGAAGCGCATCGAAGCGTGCCGGTTGTGGTTGCTGGTGCTGGGGGTGTTGCTGCTGGGCGCCGGACAGGTCCGGGCGCAGCAGCCGGAGGTCCGAACGGCTTCGAAAGTGGACACACCTATTGCCTGGCTGAACGACCCGTATCTCGAAAACGCTGCGCGACTCAGCCAGCCCCTGCGTCTGACACTGGAGCAGGTAACGCGTGAGCAGGCACTCCGCATCATTGCGCAACAGGCCGGCCTGCGACTTTCCTACGAGTGGAGCGAGGCGATGAACGAGCCCGTTACGCTCCGCCAGTCGCAGGGCACCGTGCTGGACGCGCTCTACGCCGTGACGGCCGGCACCGACCTGCGACTGATGATCACACGCAGCGGCTACCTGCTGGTCGGTCGTGCGCCGAAGTCCTCGGCCGAAATGGCGGAGCCTGCTCCGGTCCAGCAGGAAGGAAGCATTGCCGGCCGCGTGATTGACGCGGCCACCGGGGAAGGGCTTCCCGGTGTGAACGTCTTTCTGGTGGGTACCACGCTGGGAGCCAGCACCGACATAGACGGTAACTACCGGATCGACAATATCCCGGCCGGTCTCTACACATTGCAGGCGTCCTTCATCGGCTACCGGACGGCCACGGTCGACAGCGTCGAGGTGCGTGCGGGCGAAGTCACCGTGGTCAACCTGGCGCTCGAGCAGGAAGTGCTCGGCCTGGAAGAGATCGTGGTGGTGGGCTACGGTACGCAACGGCGTCGGGATGTGACAGGTGCCGTCTCGTCGGTGAACGTCGAAAGCCTGCAGGAGCTGCCCGTCACGAACGTCGTGGAGGCGCTCCAGACGCGGGCTCCCGGCGTGCGCGTGATCACCTCCGATGGACGGCCGGGCGGCAGCGGCCTGGAAGTTCAAATCCGAGGCGCTCGATCGCTGACAGCCAGCAACCAGCCGCTGTTTGTCATCGACGGGGTGCCCGTCGAAGGCGTAAATCTGTCCGAACTGAATCTGAGCGACATTGTCTCGATCGAGGTGCTGAAAGACGCCTCGGCGGCGGCCATCTACGGGGCGCGTGGTTCCAATGGCGTCGTGCTCATCACCACGCGGCGCGGTCGCGAAGGCAAAGGTCGCTTTTCCTATGACGGTAGTATCGGATTTTCAGAAATAGCCAATCCGCTCGACGTTTTCAGTGGGCCGGAATTCATTGCGCTGCGGCGCGAGGCCTATCGTGCGGCCGGTATGCCCACCGACGACGAAACGATTATGGACCCTGTTGAACGGGAGGTTGCGCAGAGCGGGCAATACGTCGACTGGCAGGAGGCCGTTCTGCGTACCGGTGTGCGTCACAATCATAACCTCAGCTATTCCGGAGGATCGGACGTATTTCAGGTTTATGCCAGCGGCGGCTATCTGCGCGAAGAAGGGATCCTGAAGCGCACGTTCTTCGAACGAGGGACTTTCCGGCTCAACACCGACTACCGCCCGATTTCCTGGCTCAAGTTCACCACGAACTTCCTGCTGGCCCGGACCAAGCAGGATGTGGCGGGCGGCGAACGCTACGGCCCCTTCTGGACCGCTTATACGCTGTCACCGCTGGGGAAAATCTATGACGAGCAGGGTCGGCTGCGGCCTTTTGTAACCGGCGACCCGACCGCCTGGAATCCGCTCTATCAACTCCAGGAGTCCCGCGATGATCGCTGGAGCACGCGTGTGCTCGGCAATCTGGTGGCCCAGGTCAATCTGTATGAAGGCCTGAATTATCAGCTCAACGCGGGCATGGATTACAACGCGACCAAAATGGGCGAGTACCGCACGAGCAACTATTCCGGCGGTGGGCAGCAGCGCGCCGTGCTGGGTTATGGCGAAAGCACCAGCTACACGATCGAAAACATCCTGACCTACGAGCGACAGCTGGGCACGCTGCATAACCTGCACGCCACGCTGCTCTACAGCGTGCAGCGTGTGCAGGACGAAGACCTGCAGGCCCAGACGCGCAACCTGCCCAGTGATCTGCTCGATTACAACGCGATCAGCAGCGGGGCCGATCTGCGCTCGCCTACCCGGAACTATTCGGCCTGGAGCCTGGAGTCCTACATGGCCCGCCTGCGCTACAGCTTCGCGGATCGGTACCTGCTGACGCTTACCGGGCGTATCGACGGCTCCTCCAAGTTCGGGGCGGGCAACAAGTACGGCTTCTTCCCGGCCGTTGCCTTTGCCTGGCAGCTCAGCCAGGAACCCTTCCTGGCCTCCGTGCGCCAGATCGACAACCTGAAACTGCGCCTGAGCTGGGGTCAGACCGGTAACCAGGAAATCCCGATCTATCAGTCGCTCGGGCAAACCAGTCTGTTCTCCTATTCCTTTGGCGGGAATATCGTGAAAGGCTATGCGCCCGCCTCGCTCCCGAACCCCAACCTGAAGTGGGAAAAGACCACGCAGTTCAACCTGGGGCTGGATGCCTCGCTTTTTGGCGGGCGCATCATGTCCGCGATCGACCTCTACCGCTCCTGGACCTCGGACCTGCTGCTCCAGCGGCAGATCCCGGTCACGAACGGCTTTACCAGCTTCCTGGATAACATTGGCAAGACGGAAAACTGGGGCATCGACTTCAGCCTGGATACCTATCTGATCAACCGTCCTGATTTTTCCTGGCAGGTGAACCTGAACTGGTCGCTCAGCCGCTCGAAGATCGTCCGGTTGACCGGACAGACCGACGAGGCGGGCAATCCGGTGGATGACATCGCCAACCGCTGGTTCATCGGACACCCGATCGGCGTCATCTACGACTGGGTCTTCGACGGCATCTTCTGTTCGGGAGGGCCTTACGACGAGGCGGCCTGCCAGCAGGAGATCGCCAGCAGCGCCCAGCCCGACGCCCAGCCCGGCGACATCCGGGTCAGGGACCTGAACGGCGACGGCGTGATCAACGACCAGGACCGCACCATCGTCGGCACGACCGAACCGGACTGGTACGGTGGTCTGGGGACTACGCTGACCTATAAGAACTTCGATCTGAGCGTCTTCTTTACGGCCGTGCAGGGGGTGACCCGCTACAATCCCTACATCTACCCGCGGGCTTACGACCCGAACATTGTGGTCATCTTTCTGCAGGGGCGGGCCAACCAGATCGCCGTCGATTACTGGACGCCGGAGGATACGGATGCCGATTTCCCCCGGCCCAATTATCAACGCGAAATGCCGCGCTACCTTTCGGCCCGGGCCGTCTGGGATGCCTCCTACGTGCAGCTCCGCAATATCACGCTGGGCTACACGCTACCGGCCTCGCTGGCGGCCCGCATCGGCGTCGATCGCATGCGGCTCTATCTCTCGGGGAATAACCTCTACTACTGGACGGACTTCGAGTCCTACAACCCCGAGCAGGGCGACGTCGAGGGCTACCCGGTAGCCCGGACGCTGACCTTTGGCGTGAATCTGTCCTTCTGACCCGCCGGATTGTGAGCGCTCGCTAACCGAAAACAGAGGAATTGCCATGAAGACATATCTGTCGATGCCAACCCGCTGGCTCCTGAGCCTCCTGCTGCTGGTCGGATTGACCGGGTGCGGTGAGGGCTTTCTGGAAGAGGAGCCGCGCACGTTCGTCAGCACCGAGGCCGTGCTGAACTCGCCCGAGGGCCTGGAAGGCGCCGTGGTGGCCCTTTACGACTTCCCGACCTGGATGTACCACAGCACGCGCTACAGCTACTGGTTCATCTCGGGCACCGACGTGGCCCGAATCGGACCGCTCCACGAAGATCGGGGGACGGCCCTTTACAACACCGATCTCAACCCGCAGCACGGTGCTTCGCGGGAATACTGGAACCAGTCGTACCAGACCCTCTACCGCGCCAATGCCATTATCGCCGCGGCTCCGAACGTGGACTTCGACGGCGACGAGGCCCGGCGCAACCGGGTTATCGCGGAGGCCCGTTTCTTCCGAGCCTACATCCTGTTCTATCTCCACCAGCGCTACGGCAATATCCCGCTGGTGACCGAGCCTTCGGAGACCATCCGCGAGAAAGAACAACCCGCCGATCCGGCAGACATCTACCGGGTCATTGTCGACGACCTCCGGTTTGCCATCGACAATCTGGCATGGACGTACGACGACCAGCCCGGCCGGATCACGAAGGGCGCGGCCATGCACCTGCTGGCCAAGGTCTATCTGGTGCTCCAGAACTGGCAGCAGGCAGCCCAGACGGCCGAAACGCTCATCCTGCAGGGGCCCTATGAGCTGCTGGACGACCCGGCCGAAATCTTTGCGGACAACAACGAAAACAACAAAGAGGCGATCTGGACCATTCAGTTCGATCCGCAGGCCGACAACTACGGTCATTTTCTGGCCGTGATGTTCACGCCGCTTTACGACCGCATTCAGGGCGTGGCGCGTACCTTCGAGCAGGGCGGCCGGCCCTGGGCCCGTATGTACCCCAGCGCCTACCTGCTCAGCCTCTTCGACAAAAACGACCGGCGGCTGAAAGCCTGGTACAAGACGCACTGGGTCTACGACGACCCCGACGAGGGGCTGCCGCCGGGCCGTCAGGTGGGCGACACGGTGCGTACCTCGGACTTCAACCCGCCGCCGGATTCAATGCTCTACCTGCATCCGGCCTGCAAGAAGTACTGGGAGTATGGCGCAACCCGCGATATCAACCAGGCCGACTCCTACAAGGGCATCATCCGCTATCGCCTGGCCGAAACCTACCTGATCGCCGCCGAAGCCTACATGCGCCTGGGCGATCAGGCCAAAGCGCTCGAATACATTAACCCGCTGAGGCGGCGGGCCGGTGTACCCGACCTGACCGAACTCAACGAGGACATTCTGCTCGAAGAGCATGCCCGCGAACTGGCCTTCGAACAGGACCGGTGGTTTACACTCAAGCGCATGGGACGCCTGGTGCAGCACGTGCGCCAGTACAATCCGGATGCGGCACCCAATATCAAAGACTGTCATGTAAACATGCCCATTCCGCAGGAATTTGTGGACCTGACGGGCTTCCCGCAGAATGACTGCTATCGCTGAGCGATCGTAGCGCGCGACAGGACGGGGTACCGCTCGAAGCGCCGACTTCGGGTGGTGCCCCGTCCTGCTATCTCTGACAAACAAGGGGGCTTATTTTACCCCGTACCCTTCGGGACCATTTTGCAACAGCACCATGCATCGGTTGATTTTATGGATCCTTCTGCTGGCAGGCATTGGCTTCTGGAGCCGGCCAGGCGTGGCGGAAGACGGCTATCAGCTCTGGTTGCGCTACGTGCGCATCGAGGATGAAGCGCTCCGACAACGCTACCTGCAACAGTTCCGAGCGCTTCACTTGGAGGCCACCTCGCCTACGCTCGAAATCGTTCAGGAGGAGCTCCGGCGCGGCCTGCAGGGATTGCTCGGCACGTCGATTCCATCGGTGGACCGGGTCGAAGAAGGGGTGCTGCTGGTCGGCACACCGGCTTCTTGCCCGACCGTCGCGGCGCTGGGGCTGGAGGCGGAGCTGCAGGCGCTGGGCGACGAAGGGTTCCTGCTCCGAACCATGACGGTAGAAGGACACCGCGCCACGGTACTGGCCGCTGCAAGCGATGTGGGCGTGCTCTACGGTGCTTTTCATCTGCTGCGCCTGCTTCAGACGCACCGGCCGATCGATTCGCTGAATGTTCGCGAAGCGCCCCGCGTGCGGCTGCGCGTGCTCAACCACTGGGACAACCTCGATCGCACCGTCGAACGCGGCTATGCCGGCTTTTCGCTCTGGGACTGGTTCAAACTCCCGGACTACATCGACCCGCGCTACCGCGACTATGCCCGCGCCAACGCTTCGCTGGGCATCAACGGCACGGTGCTGACCAACGTCAACGCCGACGCGCGGGTGCTTTTGCCGGAATTTCTGGAAAAGGTGGCGGCGCTGGCCGACATCTTCCGGCCCTACGGTATCCGGGTGTACCTGACGGCGCGTTTCAGTGCCCCCATCGAAATCGGGGGACTCGACACGGCCGATCCGCTCGATCCCGACGTCCGGGCCTGGTGGCGGGAAAAGGTGGCGGAAATCTATCGCTACATTCCGGACTTCGGGGGCTTTCTGGTGAAGGCCAACTCCGAAGGCCAGCCGGGGCCCCAGGATTACGGCCGCACGCACGCCGACGGGGCCAACATGCTGGCCGAAGCGCTCGCGCCCTACGGCGGCGTGGTCATGTGGCGGGCGTTCGTCTACGCACCGGAGGCCGAAGACCGGGTCAAGCAGGCCTACGACGAATTTGTGCCGCTGGACGGACAGTTTCGCGAAAACGTACTGATTCAGGTCAAAAACGGGCCGCTCGATTTCCAGCCGCGCGAGCCGTTTCATCCGCTTTTCGGCGCCATGCCGCGGACGCCGCTCATGATGGAATTCCAGATCACCAAAGAATACCTGGGCTTCTCGACGCACCTGGCCTATCTGGGAACGCTGTGGGAAGAGGTCCTGCAGGCCGACACGTACGCCCGGGGCGAGGGCTCGACGGTGGCCCGCGTGATCGACGGCAGCCTCTTCGGCCGCGAGCTGACCGGCATGGCCGGCGTGGCCAACATCGGCACCGACCGCAACTGGTGCGGCAGCATCTTCGATCAGGCCAACTGGTATGCCTTCGGGCGCCTGGCGTGGAATCCGGACCTGCGGGCCGACTCGATTGCCGAGGAGTGGATCCGCATGACCTTCACGAACGACCCGCGCTTCGTCGCACCGGTCAAACAGATGATGCTTGAGTCGCGCGAGGCCGTCGTCAACTACATGACGCCGCTTGGACTGGCCCACCTGATGGGTCCCGGCCACCATTACGGCCCGGCGCCCTGGTTCGATCAGGCGCCACGTCCCGACTGGAACAACACCTATTACCACCGGGCCGACACGCTGGGGATCGGCTTCGACCGGACGGCAACAGGCAGCAACGCGGTGGCCCAGTACTTTTCACCCCTGCGGGAAATTTTTGGCAGCCTGGAGCGCTGTCCGGAAAAATATCTGCTGTGGTTTCATCACGTACCGTGGGACTACCGAATGCGCTCCGGTCGCACGCTCTGGGAGGAGCTGGTCGATCACTACTACCAGGGCGTCGAGACGGTCCGGCGCTGGCAGTCGCTCTGGAAGTCGCTCCGGGCGTTTGTCGATCCGGAGCGCTTCGAGCAGATCGCCACGTTTCTGCGCATTCAGGAAAAAGAAGCCGTCTGGTGGCGCGATGCCTGCGTGCTGTATTTCCAGACGTTCAGCCGGCGCCCGATTCCGGCCGGCTACGAGCAGCCCGCCCACACGCTGGACTACTACATCGAACTGCAACGCAAACTTCAACGATTCCCCATGCCGGGGCACTGGGTCGGACGATAGGGAATTGTCCGAGTCGATGTGTCTCAGACAGTGAACGCCTGTTCTAATCGGCCCGCCTTACCGATGCGTTTGGGAATTGTCTTCCTGTTGCTGCTCTGGAGCTGCGCCGCATGGGCGCAGGAGCGACCGGCGTATCTGGACCCGACGCTTCCCATCGAAGTGCGCGTCGAGGACCTGCTCGGCCGCATGACGCTCGAAGAAAAAGTCGCCCAGATGCTGAGTATGCGACAGACGAAGCGGTTGATCGTCGACGAGCAGAATCGCTTCGATCCGAGCCGGGCGCCGGAATGGTTCAAACTGGGCATTGGCCGCATCGAGCGGCCGAGCGAGTATTTCCAGACGGCGCGCGAGGCGGCCGCCTTCACCAACGCCATCCAGCGCTGGGTCAGAGAAAACACACGGCTGGGGATCCCGGTGATCTTTCACGAAGAGGCGTTGCACGGTCTGCGTGCGGCCGAAGCCACAAGCTATCCGCAGGCGATTGCGCTGGCGAGCACGTGGAATCCGGCGCTGGTGGAGCGGGTCTACGGGCGGATTGCGCGGGAGGTGCGGGCGCGCGGGGTGCATCAGGTGCTGGCGCCGGTGGTGGACGTGGGTCGGGAGCCGCGCTGGGGTCGGATCGAGGAGACCTTTGGGGAGGATCCGTACCTGGTGGCGGAGATGGGGAAGGCGGCCGTGTGGGGGTTGCAGGGCCGTCGGGTTCCGCCGGTGGGACCGGGTCATGTGATTGCGACGCTGAAGCACATGGCGGGTCATGGTCAGCCGGAGAGTGGGATCAACGTGGCGCCGGTGTTTTTCGGGGAGCGTCATTTGCGGGAGGTGTTTTTGTATCCGTTTCGGGAGGCGGTGGAGAAGGCGCATGCGCTGAGTGTGATGGCTTCGTACAATGAGATTGACGGGATACCGTCGCATGCGAACGCGTGGATGTTGCGGGATGTGTTGCGGGGCGAGTGGGGCTTCCGCGGCGTCATCGTCTCCGACTGGCATGGCATTCCTCAGCTGATTACCCGTCATCATGTAGCCGAAAACCTGGAGGAAGCCGCCCGTCTGGCCCTTCAGGCTACCGTAGATGTGGAATTGCCCGACTACGAAGCCTACGCGACGCTGGTCGATCAGGTGCGTCGGGGACTGATTCCGGAGTTGGCGGTTGACGAGGCGGTTCGTCGGTTATTATGGGCAAAGTTTGCAGTGGGATTGTTTGACGGGGAGCCGTATGTGGACGAGGCGG contains these protein-coding regions:
- a CDS encoding RagB/SusD family nutrient uptake outer membrane protein; amino-acid sequence: MKTYLSMPTRWLLSLLLLVGLTGCGEGFLEEEPRTFVSTEAVLNSPEGLEGAVVALYDFPTWMYHSTRYSYWFISGTDVARIGPLHEDRGTALYNTDLNPQHGASREYWNQSYQTLYRANAIIAAAPNVDFDGDEARRNRVIAEARFFRAYILFYLHQRYGNIPLVTEPSETIREKEQPADPADIYRVIVDDLRFAIDNLAWTYDDQPGRITKGAAMHLLAKVYLVLQNWQQAAQTAETLILQGPYELLDDPAEIFADNNENNKEAIWTIQFDPQADNYGHFLAVMFTPLYDRIQGVARTFEQGGRPWARMYPSAYLLSLFDKNDRRLKAWYKTHWVYDDPDEGLPPGRQVGDTVRTSDFNPPPDSMLYLHPACKKYWEYGATRDINQADSYKGIIRYRLAETYLIAAEAYMRLGDQAKALEYINPLRRRAGVPDLTELNEDILLEEHARELAFEQDRWFTLKRMGRLVQHVRQYNPDAAPNIKDCHVNMPIPQEFVDLTGFPQNDCYR
- a CDS encoding FecR family protein — encoded protein: MHEGIDWDLLAKYIAGACSEAERAAVEAWASADPMHRQLLEELRLTWQVMEQMPPPVSVEAAWQRVRAQMERPADRPAIPARRHRARAWGVRVLAVLAVTLGVALLYHELGWLPRPESAHEPEAPRVFVTQRGQRATVQLVDGTRILLAPESRLEVAADYGRTGRHVTLAGEAYFEVASDSLHPFVVQAPRLRVQVLGTAFGVRAYAEETRAYVAVRHGRVQVQPESAHARAAAALLAAGQVARLKEAGQLEIRRPASLDAYVGWAEGRLVFERTPLREVARTLARWYDLEIQLEDPALGARQLTATFEEAPAYQVLQIIAATMNLEVVRDAENPRRIRWREASPPS
- a CDS encoding SusC/RagA family TonB-linked outer membrane protein encodes the protein MATRQRLFWKRIEACRLWLLVLGVLLLGAGQVRAQQPEVRTASKVDTPIAWLNDPYLENAARLSQPLRLTLEQVTREQALRIIAQQAGLRLSYEWSEAMNEPVTLRQSQGTVLDALYAVTAGTDLRLMITRSGYLLVGRAPKSSAEMAEPAPVQQEGSIAGRVIDAATGEGLPGVNVFLVGTTLGASTDIDGNYRIDNIPAGLYTLQASFIGYRTATVDSVEVRAGEVTVVNLALEQEVLGLEEIVVVGYGTQRRRDVTGAVSSVNVESLQELPVTNVVEALQTRAPGVRVITSDGRPGGSGLEVQIRGARSLTASNQPLFVIDGVPVEGVNLSELNLSDIVSIEVLKDASAAAIYGARGSNGVVLITTRRGREGKGRFSYDGSIGFSEIANPLDVFSGPEFIALRREAYRAAGMPTDDETIMDPVEREVAQSGQYVDWQEAVLRTGVRHNHNLSYSGGSDVFQVYASGGYLREEGILKRTFFERGTFRLNTDYRPISWLKFTTNFLLARTKQDVAGGERYGPFWTAYTLSPLGKIYDEQGRLRPFVTGDPTAWNPLYQLQESRDDRWSTRVLGNLVAQVNLYEGLNYQLNAGMDYNATKMGEYRTSNYSGGGQQRAVLGYGESTSYTIENILTYERQLGTLHNLHATLLYSVQRVQDEDLQAQTRNLPSDLLDYNAISSGADLRSPTRNYSAWSLESYMARLRYSFADRYLLTLTGRIDGSSKFGAGNKYGFFPAVAFAWQLSQEPFLASVRQIDNLKLRLSWGQTGNQEIPIYQSLGQTSLFSYSFGGNIVKGYAPASLPNPNLKWEKTTQFNLGLDASLFGGRIMSAIDLYRSWTSDLLLQRQIPVTNGFTSFLDNIGKTENWGIDFSLDTYLINRPDFSWQVNLNWSLSRSKIVRLTGQTDEAGNPVDDIANRWFIGHPIGVIYDWVFDGIFCSGGPYDEAACQQEIASSAQPDAQPGDIRVRDLNGDGVINDQDRTIVGTTEPDWYGGLGTTLTYKNFDLSVFFTAVQGVTRYNPYIYPRAYDPNIVVIFLQGRANQIAVDYWTPEDTDADFPRPNYQREMPRYLSARAVWDASYVQLRNITLGYTLPASLAARIGVDRMRLYLSGNNLYYWTDFESYNPEQGDVEGYPVARTLTFGVNLSF
- a CDS encoding RNA polymerase sigma-70 factor → MRPGASTSEQQELAARVRQGDAAAFERLFRAYYTPLVHFAVHIVGTLPEAEEVVQRVFVNIWRNRAAWAPHVSVAAYLYGAVRNEAVKYSQRRPPAVPLEEAAEMACDRPHPDQQLVGNDLTELIERLIQELPEQRRLIFTLSRDHGLTYAEIAQSLGISIKTVETQMGRALRQLRERLQAWLNVAP
- a CDS encoding alpha-glucuronidase family glycosyl hydrolase, whose protein sequence is MHRLILWILLLAGIGFWSRPGVAEDGYQLWLRYVRIEDEALRQRYLQQFRALHLEATSPTLEIVQEELRRGLQGLLGTSIPSVDRVEEGVLLVGTPASCPTVAALGLEAELQALGDEGFLLRTMTVEGHRATVLAAASDVGVLYGAFHLLRLLQTHRPIDSLNVREAPRVRLRVLNHWDNLDRTVERGYAGFSLWDWFKLPDYIDPRYRDYARANASLGINGTVLTNVNADARVLLPEFLEKVAALADIFRPYGIRVYLTARFSAPIEIGGLDTADPLDPDVRAWWREKVAEIYRYIPDFGGFLVKANSEGQPGPQDYGRTHADGANMLAEALAPYGGVVMWRAFVYAPEAEDRVKQAYDEFVPLDGQFRENVLIQVKNGPLDFQPREPFHPLFGAMPRTPLMMEFQITKEYLGFSTHLAYLGTLWEEVLQADTYARGEGSTVARVIDGSLFGRELTGMAGVANIGTDRNWCGSIFDQANWYAFGRLAWNPDLRADSIAEEWIRMTFTNDPRFVAPVKQMMLESREAVVNYMTPLGLAHLMGPGHHYGPAPWFDQAPRPDWNNTYYHRADTLGIGFDRTATGSNAVAQYFSPLREIFGSLERCPEKYLLWFHHVPWDYRMRSGRTLWEELVDHYYQGVETVRRWQSLWKSLRAFVDPERFEQIATFLRIQEKEAVWWRDACVLYFQTFSRRPIPAGYEQPAHTLDYYIELQRKLQRFPMPGHWVGR